ACGTATTAGAGAAAATCTCTGGGCGTAGACGGCTAGAAATTGCTAATCTAATAAAAATTTGTGTTCCAGAAGACTTTGATCGCCCAGGCTTTGGCAAGGTTTGCGAAAAAGGAGTTTCAGGGATAAAAGCTGTCGAAAAATATTCAAAACTGCTGGTTCTGGGAAAACCCGGAGCCGGAAAAACCACCTTTTTGAAGCACTTAGCAATTCAGTGCAACTTAGGGATAATTCAAGCTGATAAAATCCCAGTCTTTATAAACTTAAAAAACTTTGCCGAAGCGGCAAATAAACCTAATTTATTGGAGGGCATAACTCAGCAAGTTTCCGGGTTTTTAATTAATGGACAGGAACTAATTGAAAAATTATTAATTCAAGGTAGATTTTTTGTTTTACTCGATGGACTGGATGAAGTTAGAGAAAAGGACAATACCAGGATTTTTAAAGAAATTTGTTATTTGTCCGAACATTTCTATGCAAACAGTTTTGTTATCACCTGTAGACTGGCGGCGAAAGAATATACATTTGAACAGTTTACAGAGGTAGAAATTGCTGATTTTGACGATCAACAAATTTTCACATTCGCTAAACATTGGTTTCAGTATAAATCTCCATCAAAAGCTGAATTATTTATCCAAAACATCAAAGCAAACCAGGCAATTAAAGAACTAGCTACAAATCCATTGCTTTTAACAATGCTATGCTTAGTTTTTGAAGAATTAGACAAATTTCCCTCAAATCACTTAGAAGTATACAAAGAAGGAGTAGATGTTCTGCTGAAACACTGGGATGCTAAGCGAAATATTGAACGAGATCAAGTATACAAAAATTTATCATTACAGTCCAAGGAAGATTTACTAAGTAAAATCGCCGTAATTACTTTTAAACGTGGAGAATACTTTTTTAAACTAAAAGAAATAAAGCAGCCCATTACGGATTACATTCGGAATTTACCCGGAGCTAATACTGATTTTGAAGCATTACAACTCGACAGCGAAGCAGTTTTGAGATCTATTGAAGCGCAACACGGGCTACTGGTAGAGCGTGCTAAAGGAATTTACTCTTTTTCTCACCTAACATTTCACGAATATTTTACTGCTAGAGCGATCGTTGATAATTTGGAGAAAATACATTCGGAAAATACTTGGGAGTTTTTAGGAGAAAAAATAACTCATAAAAGTTGGCGGGAAGTTTTTTTGCTAACAGTTGGTATGTTGTCAAGTGCAGACAAGCTATTGCTGTTCATTAAACAAAATATTGATGCACTCATCGCTCAAGATCAGGATTTGCAAAAATTCCTAACTTGGGTAAACAAAAAGTCTTGTGCAGTCTCTTCAAACTTCAAACCAGTAATTGTTCGAGCATTTTATCTTGACCTTGACCTTGCCCGCGCTCATGGCGTTATTTGTGGTAGTCTTGACCTTGCCCGTGGCTTCGACAAGACCCTGACTCGCGCCCTTAGTCCTGACCTTACCCTTGACCTTGCTCTTGACCGCCTTCTGGCTCTTGATTTTACCCTTAACCTTGCTCTTGATCCTGCCCGCGTTCATGCTGATGTGTTTAAGCGTGCGATTAATCATGCTAGTGCTATTGATTTTGGACTTGAAGGAAACAAAGATTCTGATAAAGTAGTTTCGCCAACATCATTAAGTGAATCGCTAGAGCAACTAAACAAGCAATTACCTCACTTTGATAAAGATAGAGAACAATTTAGAGCTTGGTGGAAAGATAACGGTGGGTCTTGGATTGAGAAATTAAGAGCTGTGATAGTTTATTATCGCGATATAGGACATCATTGGCAGTTTAGTAATCAGCAAAAAGAAATGCTGAAGAAATACTATGAGGCTAATCAGTTGCTGGTGCATTGCCTAAATAGTGATTGTTATGTAAGTCAGAAAGCGCGGCAGGAAATTGAAGAGACAATGTTGCTGCCGATTGTAGAAATTGAGCAATATAAAATTTCTTTTTTGGAGCAACGACTTCAGTCAAGATTAGTATAAACATGATGATACGGCATTCATTGGGTAAACAAATGATTGTTCAGGGGAAATGCAGCATACTTAAAGTAGAATAATTTATGATAAAAAAATTAGACAATATAGCTTATTTTTTAAGATAAAAAATATATATTATTACAGACATATTGGATTTTTAGTTGCCAGTCTTAATAATGCTCAAGTGGCGGGATAAAAAATGTCACAGAGTTGTATTTAATAGCAATTATTTTGAGTATGTTGTAAAAGATTAGATATATTATATAGATAGAGAAAAATCTCGATTTGAAAACAGCGAGGAGCATTACTGGGCTCGGGTTACTATCTGAAATTATGACAGTTGAGGAAAATGAAAAAAAGAATAAAAAACCTGGCGTTTTTTGCGATCGCGTTTCCAGCCGGACTTAACCGACTCGGATCGAGGTTGTCAAAGAGAATTAAAAAAAGCATGGTAATGGTAGCGATCGCTGCCATTATCGTCTTAGCTGGACATACCGTAGCGGCGCAGGTATCGCCATCTGAACAGTCGCAGTCGCCAGCTTCGCTCAAAAGTGTACCGATCCCACAGCCGGACAATCTGGGACAATTTGTTAAGGATAAAACAGCTGCGATCGCACTCGGAAAAACCCTTTTTTGGGATATGCAGGTAGGAAGCGATGGCCTCCAGTCCTGTGCTAGTTGCCACTTCCATGCGGGAGCTGACAACAGAGCAAAAAATCAACTTCACCCAGGGCCATCGACAAATTTCACTTCAGGAACAGGGCCTAATTACACCCTGAAGCCGGAAAATTACCCATTCCACAAGCTGCAAAACCCAAATGATCGTTCCTCGACCGTTCTAGCCGACAATAACGATATTACTGGTTCTCAGGGTGTCGATCTTACCAAATTCAACGACATCATTCCCGGTAGTGCGGTAGACAATGTAACCGTGCAGCCAGATCCAGTTTTCAATGTCAACGGCATCAACGTCCGTCAGGTAACAGGTCGCAACACACCCAGTACAATTAATGCGGTGTTCAACTTCCGCAACTTCTGGGATGGAAGGGCGCAGAATGACTTTAACGGCGTCAATCCCTTCGGGTCGAGAGACAAAAATGCCTTTCTTTATAAAGTAGCCACAAAACAGTCTTCGCTACAGCAAGTGAAAGTCAGCCTTAAGAATTCCTCTCTAGCATCGCAGGCGG
This region of Funiculus sociatus GB2-C1 genomic DNA includes:
- a CDS encoding NACHT domain-containing protein — translated: MTGRVGRSLQASTQGLEKAKKALIRDSLSQNALAKELLITRQTVSKFFRGERVDRQYFVQICEKLGLEWEDIVAQPSVALEPQTDKLEQNASPIDLIVQELRQKASAHIQQKCGTMRVLDMSQPINLNNIYTSVNVLEKISGRRRLEIANLIKICVPEDFDRPGFGKVCEKGVSGIKAVEKYSKLLVLGKPGAGKTTFLKHLAIQCNLGIIQADKIPVFINLKNFAEAANKPNLLEGITQQVSGFLINGQELIEKLLIQGRFFVLLDGLDEVREKDNTRIFKEICYLSEHFYANSFVITCRLAAKEYTFEQFTEVEIADFDDQQIFTFAKHWFQYKSPSKAELFIQNIKANQAIKELATNPLLLTMLCLVFEELDKFPSNHLEVYKEGVDVLLKHWDAKRNIERDQVYKNLSLQSKEDLLSKIAVITFKRGEYFFKLKEIKQPITDYIRNLPGANTDFEALQLDSEAVLRSIEAQHGLLVERAKGIYSFSHLTFHEYFTARAIVDNLEKIHSENTWEFLGEKITHKSWREVFLLTVGMLSSADKLLLFIKQNIDALIAQDQDLQKFLTWVNKKSCAVSSNFKPVIVRAFYLDLDLARAHGVICGSLDLARGFDKTLTRALSPDLTLDLALDRLLALDFTLNLALDPARVHADVFKRAINHASAIDFGLEGNKDSDKVVSPTSLSESLEQLNKQLPHFDKDREQFRAWWKDNGGSWIEKLRAVIVYYRDIGHHWQFSNQQKEMLKKYYEANQLLVHCLNSDCYVSQKARQEIEETMLLPIVEIEQYKISFLEQRLQSRLV